In a single window of the Streptococcus ilei genome:
- a CDS encoding class I SAM-dependent methyltransferase: MSKMYYDEHPDAQHDIHELHVVLLGERMKFLTDAGVFSKKMIDFGSQVLLSCLSFQQGETVLDVGCGYGPLGLSLVKTQGVHATMVDVNTRALDLARKNAAFNQVEAKIFQSNVYDQVEESFDHIISNPPIRAGKKVVHEVLSGSFDHLNPGGDLTIVIQKKQGAPSAKAKMEEVFGNCEILKKDKGYYILRSEKTT; encoded by the coding sequence ATGAGTAAAATGTACTATGATGAACATCCAGATGCTCAACATGATATCCACGAGTTACATGTGGTCCTTCTAGGAGAGCGGATGAAATTTTTGACGGATGCTGGCGTTTTTAGTAAGAAAATGATCGACTTTGGCAGTCAGGTCCTCTTGTCTTGTCTGTCTTTTCAGCAAGGAGAGACGGTTTTGGACGTTGGTTGCGGATATGGTCCACTTGGGCTTTCTTTGGTTAAGACCCAAGGAGTTCATGCTACTATGGTAGACGTCAATACACGTGCTCTTGATCTAGCACGGAAAAACGCGGCTTTCAATCAAGTAGAAGCAAAGATATTCCAATCCAATGTCTATGATCAGGTTGAGGAAAGTTTTGATCATATTATCAGTAATCCTCCGATTCGGGCTGGGAAAAAGGTGGTTCATGAAGTACTTTCTGGAAGCTTTGACCATTTGAATCCTGGTGGAGACTTAACCATTGTCATTCAGAAAAAACAGGGTGCTCCAAGTGCGAAGGCAAAGATGGAAGAAGTCTTTGGAAATTGTGAAATCCTCAAAAAAGACAAGGGTTATTATATTTTAAGGAGTGAGAAAACCACATGA